Genomic window (Ureibacillus composti):
TAATATTAAGCTTTTCGTTCTAATTGAACTGCTAAAAATGCGTTTGCAAAACGTAAAATCTTTTGTGTTTCTGGATCTTTTAATAATTTTAACAGGCCAAAAATACCGACAGTTTCATTTGTATTATCTGCGCGGTCTTTAGCCTCAATTGCAGTGGCTGCAATGTTTTTTACAGAGCTAATTACAGGTTCAGAAATTTCTTTAACAGCACTTACTGTATCACTTTTTAACACGTCGTCCGTTGCAACTAATTGTGCTAAATCGTATGCTTTTGTTAATAGAGTGACAACCTCTGCTAACTTTGGAAGCTGTTCCACTAAAGTAGTTAGTGATGCTTGAACTTCAGGCTTTAATAATTGATCAAGTAAATCTAGTTTATCTGCACTTAGAGCTTCTTGAGCTTGCTTTGTTTCTTCTGACATATTTAATTCTCCTTTTGATCTGTGTTTCGCATATTCGACAGTCGATTTGGGATTAGTTCTTAAAGTTTTTCTTTCAATTATAATTAGGAATGATAGTTGACAAATATATATTGAAATAATATCTGAACTGACAGAAACAACTATACGTTAAAGTTCACAATTCGTACAATACATATAATTCATGCGATGTATTCCTAATTTTCATGAGATAGTGCAGTGGATGACTACATATTACCTATTGTTTTATTAAACTCTTAGTTAGAAAAGTTTCTACTAGAAGAGGAGAGTCATTTTATTTGCAGACCATTAAGCGGAATAAGTCAGATGAATTGGACTGAGAATATGTGATAAGATTAGTATAAAGATTGTAATCAAGAAAATATCATTACTTAACCAACATACTATAAATTGGAGATTAGTGGAATTTGGGGAAGGAAGTACCAACTTAAGTAAGAAAGTAATGAAAAAATCTTAATCTATTATATAAATATATAAAAATAATGGGAGAAAGAATTATGCTAGAATTTAGAGCTAATAAGAAGCGGTCATTGAAGAAAAGAATTGTTACGATCGTTGTTTTTGCGTTACTTTGTGCCTCTGCCGGATCAGCAGGAACATATATGTTTTTGAAAGGTGGAGAAGAAAAAGTAGCAAAAGCAACAACAGCAATAGATGGTGAAGTCATTGTAGAAAATATCGCATACGATAAAGTGCGCGAAATCAGTAAACACTTCGGATATGAGGATGTCCAAGACTTCGATTACACCGAAGATGACACTTATGAATTTTTAAAACTTCAAGATGATGATATTTGGCTTGAAACAACAGGCAAAAAATTCGGAAGATACCTTTTCGGAAAAGAATACAACATTCATTTGTTTGGTTACTTTATGCTTGGGTATGATCTGAAAAATATTAAAAAAGAAGATTTTTATTTTGATGAAAAATCTAAAACCCTATACATTAAAGTACCAGCTTTAGAATTAGCTTATATTCCGATGTTTGACAAAAGTTATTTTGATAGTTTTGTAGGAATATTTAGAAAAGAGTACACGGAGAATTACCGTAAGTTGATTTATGAAGATGCAATCAATCAAGGCATCCAAGCGATTCTTGATGATGATAGAAAGGTTCATGAAGGATATAAATTAACAAATGATTCTCTTAAAGAAATATTATTCGACAAACCAGAGTTGGGAAAATATGTAAAAGATATTGTTTTTGAAAAATCAGGTGAAGAGTCTACTATAAGAGTAGAAAAAACTAGAGAAGCGATTCTTGGTGATGAAAAAGAAACTGAACAATAAGGATATCATTACATTAATCAGGGCTACTTGAGTAAAATAAGATATATTATTGATTAGATTCTCTTTAAAGACATGAAAAGTAGGTGAACAAAGTGGGGAAATATCAATTGGATACTAAAGGTAAGGTAGCTGTGTCAAAGTATCATGAGAAAAACAAGCCTGCCAAATTTGATAAAAAGCAGCAACTTGAAAAAATACGTGCGGAGTATTTGAAAAAGAAGCAAAATCAAACAGATAAATAATATGAATGAATATAGGTCTTAAATTAACGAAGGCTTTAGTCAATTAATGAACTTTAACAATCAGTCGTGGTGATCTGAGCTTTAGATCTATCACGGAGATCTGTATAACTTTATCCAAAAATTTTATAAAAAACATCTTAACAAGTAAATTTTTAATTAAAAGTTAAGATGTTTTTTATTTTTTTATTTATTAATCATTTTCATACCAAGGATTTAAATGTATAAGCACTTCTGCTATATCATTGTGATGTTCCATTATTGTCTTTTTAATTTTACGGATGATATCATGACCTTCTTGAATCGTTAAATTAGCAGGAACACTTACACGAAGATCTACCAATATATAATGACCGTGTTCTCTAGCACGTAGACGGTCGATACGTTTTACTTCTGGAACTGTTAAAATGATGGCTTGGAAATCATCTAATAACTCATGACCTACGCTTTTTTCCATAAGTGATGCACCTGCTTCAACGAGCATTTCGTATGCAAGTTTAAAGACTAAGAATGTCACAATTAATCCAGCAATTGGATCCCCGTATAAAAGGATGTCGATTTGATAGGCTTCCCCAACCAATGCAAGTCCAATACCAACTACCGCAGCTAATGACGCATACACATCTGCAAGGTGATCATTTGCAGTAGCAATTAGACCTTTACTATTAATCTTTTTTCCAACTTTTATCGTATATATGTAAAGAACGAACTTCCAAATTAGAGAAATAATAGCCGTTACAAAGGCAATTATTCCAGCTTTTTCAGGTTCCTCAAAGAATACTTTGATAGATTCATAGGCAATAAAACAAGCAGCTAAAACTAAAATAATCCCTACAATAGCAGAGCTTAGAACTTCCGCTTTACCATGTCCATATGGATGATCTTCATCGGCAGGACGCTTTGAAATGCGCATCGATGTCAATGTGGCACCACTTGCAATGACATCTCCAGCATTATGATAACCATCCGCTAAAAGTACGGGACTGTTGAAGATTGCACCGATTACAATTTTTAGACCGGTTAACACGATATTGCTGATTAAACTAATCCAGCCAGCGATCATGGAAGTGTCTGAATTTGTGTGTTGATTCATTAATTTGTTCCTCCACTAAAAGTCTTTCCCTAAAACAACAAAATCCTTTGATTTTAATTAATCAAAGGATTTTAAATGAAAATATGTAGTTTGGTTGAACGAGAAAACTGTATCATCTATGTATCACTCCTAAAAATTTGCGCCCATATATTATAGTCCAGTAAATTCGCTTTTTCAATAGTTTTAGAGTCATAGTTCAAGATACTCTTTTATTCAACGAAAAAGGGAATTAAAAAGTGCTGACTCTTACATTAGAGGATACTACTGAATAAATAGAGTTGTATTTCAGATGGGGCTAAATCTTTTCTTTAACTCATTAGCAAAATTCAATATCGTGTAATTCGGCAAAGGGCGCTTTTCAAAAAGATTAGCGCTTATTTTCATTTAAAGGAAAATTTTATACTAATAATCTATTGGTAATGAAAAGTTAAATATAAACAATGAATAGAAATGAACTTAAATATTATATATAAGAAAATAAAAAGAAACTGAATTTTTAATAATGTATACTTTGAATGATGTAACGATTAAACGAAAAAAGGTAAGAAATAATTCGTACAGCTGTATTATATTTTATTATTTTTTGCCTGAACTTGAATATATTTAAGTTTAAAATATTGTTGTATTTATTGAAATGACTGATGTTTACTACAGTTTTGTTATTTATATTAATACAAAAGAAATTTATGTTAATTAAAAAAAATATTGACACTAAATAGTTTGAGAAGTAGAATCAAGTCGAATGATAATGATTATCAAAATCATTATATATTAAATAATAATTTTTAATAAAGGAGAATGTTGTAAAATGAAATTCCCAAAATTATTTAAACCTTTCGTAGCTAGTGCTGCTCTAGCAATTGGATTAGCTGGTTGTGGAGCTACAAATCAAAATTCATCAACTGAGGAGGCAGCATCGGCTCCCCCAAAAGTTGAAAACCAAGAAGTCAATATTTACACGGCAAGACATTATGATGCGGATGATCTGGTCTATAAGAAATTTACAGAAGAAACAGGTATTAAAGTAAATGTTGTTAAAGGGGAAGCAGAAGAACTAATTGAAAGATTAAAACGTGAAGGTGAAAGCACACAAGCAGATTTATTTATCACTGTTGATGGTGGTGTTTTAGCAAATGCTAAGCAAAACGATATCTTCCAACCGGTTACTTCAAAAATGATTGATGAAAACGTACCAGAAAACTTACGTGATGCTGATCATAACTGGATTGGGATGGCAACAAGAGCACGTATCATTGCCTATTCTAAAGAAAGAGTGTCACCTGAAGAATTATCTACATATGAAGATTTAACGAATGAAAAATGGAAGGGTAGATTATTAGTCCGCTCATCAACAAGTTTATATAACCAATCTTTACTTGCTTCATTCATTGAATTAAATGGAGAAGAACAGGCAGAGCAATGGGCACAAGGGATTGTCAATAATTTCGCTCGCCAACCAGATGGTGGAGACCGCGATCAAGCGAAAGCTATTGCAGCAGGTACAGGGGATATTGCCATTATGAATACTTATTATGTGGGTCTACTAGCAAATTCTGAAGATTCAGAAGAAGTAAAAGTTGCAGAAAAAATTGGCGTCTTCTTCCCGAACCAAGAAACGAATGGTACGCATGTCAATATTAGTGGCATTGGTTTAACAAAACATAGTAAGAATAAAGAAAATGCTACAAAACTAATTGAATATTTGACAAGTGTGGAAGCTCAAGAATTTTTATCTGCTAATAATTTTGAATTCCCTGTAAATCCTAATGCAAAAAAACCAGAATTATTAGAGAGCTGGGGCGAATTTAAAATGCAAGAATTAAATTTTGATACTTTAGGAGAGCACAATAAAAAGTCGATTGAAATCTTTAATAAAACAGGTTGGAAGTAATGAAACTAGATTTGATGAAACGTCATCTGAAAAAAGATGTTAATAGCTGGTGGATCATCAGTTTAGTGGGGGCAGTAGTTATTCTACTGCCTATCCTTTTTATTTTCTTAACAATATTTCTGGAACCTAATGAAAACTGGATCCATATACGTCAATACTTACTAAAAAATTATGTAAAAAACACACTCTTACTCGTTGGGCTTACTGGCCTTTTTACAGCGTTTCTTGGTGTAAGTTTAGCTTGGTTAATTGCAGCATATGATTTTCCACTTAGAAAGTTTTTCAGATATGGTTTATTGTTACCACTTTCGATCCCGACTTTTATTGCAGCCTATACGTATCGAACGATGTTAGGCTACACGGGCATCATACAGTCAACTTTAAGGAATCAATATGATTACCAAATCGATGCTCAAATTTTATCCATTTCAGGAATCAGGGGAGCCGTATTCATTTTTACCATGTTTTTATTTCCCTATGTTTATATGATTACAAGATCATTTCTTGAAAATCAAAGTACATCTTACATAGAAAATGCCAGATTATTAGGTCAGAAACCATTTGCTATCTTTTTTAAAATAGTACTGCCACTTGCAAGACCAGCAATTGTAGGGGGAACAGTTTTAGTTATATTTGAAGTGCTAGGTGATTATGGAGTAACAAGTCTTTTAGGTATTCACACGATTTCAACAGCTATTTTTCAGACATGGTTCGGGATGTATGATGTGAATTCTGCAATGAGACTTGCTGCTTGGTTAATGGTTATTATTGTGGGGGTCTTCTTTTTAGAAAAATTACTAAGACAGAGAAGGCGTTATCATATCAACAATAAATCAAGACCTCTTGTTCCGATTAAGCTGAAAGGAATTAAAGGGTTCGGCGCTTTCATTTACTGTGGTGTCGTATTTCTAATTAGTTTCCTGATTCCGTTTATCCAGCTGATCGCTTGGGCAAAAATGACCTTTAATAAAGTCTGGGAATCTTCATTTAATACTCTGATTTATCAAACAGTGTCTTTAGCATTAATCGCTACATTGATAATTCTTATATTTTCTATCATTGTAGCAAAGGTATGCAGTTCTCATTCATCGTTTTCCTTTGCCATTTCAAAAATCATTACTTCGGGTTATTCGATTCCAGGACCAATTATCGCGATTGGGGTATTGGCTATCTTTATTTCGCTTGATCAATATCTAGCACCTTTTTACAAGTGGATGGGGCTAGGGGAAGCACCACTTATTTTAAGTTTATCTTTAGTCATGTTAGTTGTCGGTTATTTTATACGTTTTATGGCAACTGGATTTAATGCAATCGAGGTAGGCTTTGAGAAAATAGGAACAAAATATACTGAAGCTTCAAGAATGTTAGGTTTAGGTGTTACAAAAACGTTCTTTAAAGTGGAGTTGCCTTTACTAAAAGGGGCTTTATTCAGTGGCTTTGTCTTAACGTTTGTTGAAATTTGTAAGGAACTACCACTGGCCTTGTTACTAAGACCTTTTAACTTTGAAACACTCGCAACAAAAACTTATCAATATGCACATGACGAGCAAATTCATGAGGCTTCGATTTCTTCTCTTTTAATCATTGCAATTAGTATTTTGTCAGTAGTAATCATACAAGTGTTAGGCAAGAGGGTGAGATCATGAGTATCTTGGAAATTGAAGGACTGACGTATTCATATTTAAAGAAAGAAGAGCCAATCATTAAGGATTTTTCATTTTCAATGGAAAAGGGAGAAGTTGTCGGTATTTTAGGTCGCAGTGGAAGTGGAAAAAGTACATTACTTCGATTAATAGCAGGCTTAGAAATGCCGTTAAAAGGAAGCATTAAGGTTGCGGGAACAACTGTTGTAAGTGATTGTGTTTATTTACACCCAGAGGAACGGGAAGTGGGAATGGTATTTCAAGACTACGCGCTTTTTCCACATATGACAGTGAAAAATAATATACTTTTCGGATTATCTCGTATGCCCCGAAACGAAAGAAAACAGCGTGTGGAAGAAATGTTAGAACTTGTTCAATTAGAGAGTTTTTCGAATCGATATCCGCACGAATTAAGTGGAGGACAGCAGCAAAGGGTTGCGCTTGCTAGAGCACTTGCTCCTAAACCAAATCTATTGTTAATGGATGAACCGTTTAGTAACTTAGATACAGAGTTGAGAGAAACAATTCGTGAAGAACTTAAGGTGATTTTGAAAACGGCCAATATGACTTGTATTATGGTTACACATGATCGAAAAGATGTGGAGGCTATATGTGATCGTAGTGTAGTGTTTGATTTAGCGCATAGTAAGAATGATTACAATAAATAGAAGATTACCAATGTATGCTAGAAATAAACTTACTCTACTGGTTCTGTAAAAAAGGAAAAAATGTAATATAAGTTTGTTATATTTTTACTTAAAAGATATTTATTAAAAATACGCCTCAAACACTGTTAACAGAAGTGTTTGAGGCGTTTTATTCAACATTCGGGGTGCAGTTCAAGAGGAGCTTCTTTCTTCATGTAAAGTGTGCGTTACTTAAATATTGAGGCAGCCTTTTCTTTTTGAAATAATCTGTGTAGATTGTTGAAATTAGTGAATAAAGATAAATTTAAAGTTAACTCTATATAAAAGAATGATAAACGAGGTGATGATTCATGAAGCCTTATGAAATAAATAACATGATTATTGATGATGAATTTGAAGGCGAAGAATTCGTGACTACTGATTTTGCTTACCAAAATGAAGAGTATAGCATTACTTTTAAAAAAGCAGACCTTGAAATAATCAATACATGGGTTTTTAAAGAAGGTACATCTCTTCCAGCAAAATTACCTGATCAACTTATTGAATCTATAAGAGAAGATGTTAAAAAGAAATTCTAGTCACATTTATTGTCATTAAAAATGAAGAGGCTGGGATATAAGTAGAATTTTTGAGGAAAGCCATTATTATCTTTAATAAGATATTGATACTTTATAGTTCGAGAGCAATAAGTGTTAGCCATTCTCCGAAAAAACGCGGCCTACCACTGTAAGCCGCGCCAGTTTCCGGAAAGTTTAGAAGGACAAATTTTATGTGAGCGGACCTTACACAAAGCCGGGGGCAAAAACGCCACGTCCGCATGTCTTGCCCCCATGACCAAGCACGCACGCGGCCTCAAAGACAAGTCGTAAAGACACGTACAACGTGGCTTTACGGCTTGTGTGCTTAGTCCGCTCTCACCGGATACTTAATAAGATTCAAAATTAGAATTAACAGCAAAAAAACGATTTACCCCATCCTCTATTATTGTGTAATTCAATTTTATGTTTTATTTCTTCGCTAATGTAGAAGCAATTTTCTCAGCTTCTACATATGCTTTTTGTAAAATCTGATCTCGATCAGCACCCAGTAAATCAGTTCCCTGTACTCGTATAATGTCGTAATCTTCAATGCCCATAAAGTTGAACATTGATTTTAAGTATTTATGCGAGTATTCAACTTCAGTATACCAGTCATTATTGGTATAGACTGCTCCACTTCCTTGTATTACTACAATACTTCTTCCATCTTTAAGCAATCCAACTGATCCAGTGTCAGTATATTTAAACGTTTCCCTTGCAATCAAAATATTGTCCATATAGGCCTTTAATTTTGATGAAATATTAAAGTTATGCAATGGATAAGCAATAACATACTTATTTGCGCTTTTGAATTGTTGTAGTATCTCATCCATACGCTCTGTTATTTCTTGCTCTTGACTAGTAAGTTCTTGTCCATTTCTTAATTTTCCCCATAATGTTAAAACCGTTTCATCGATCATCGGTACTTCTTCACTGTACAAGTTGATTTGTTCAATGATTTCCTCATCAGAATGTAGCTCTTTGTATGTTCTCATAAAGTGTTCTAGAACATTTAAACTTACTGAAGAAGTTGAATCGACTATTGGATGTGCGTTTATTACAAGAATTTTACTCATAGATGTATTCCCCCTGGTTGAATAGTTAGTATAATTAAGGATTAAATTAATCGTCGATAAAAGTTGTCTATAATTAAAGCTCTATTAATATACATCGAATAGCATTTTGTGTCAAATTGAAAATATATGTACCTTCAAGTTTGTGTTAAGATACAAATACACTTACTATCTAGAAGAATAAAGCAGGTGAACTAAATGAAGTATAGTGTAATGGTTGAATATGCTTTACATAGTCTTGTCTATTTAATTGATGTTCCTTCAGAAGAAAGCATAGGAATAAAGGATCTTTCAGAATTTCAAGGACTTTCAGAGACATATCTATCTAAAGTTTTCGGTAAATTATCTAAGGCTGGTATTGTAAGTTCTGTACCTGGGGTAAATGGTGGATATAAATTGGCAAAAGCCCCTGAAGAGATATCTTTTTGGGATGTAATCCAAGCAGTTGAAGGAATTAAGCCAATTTTTCAGTGCAAAAATATTGTAAGTAATCATCTAATGTATCAAGATCAGGAATGCTCTTCATGCACATCTAGTAATCCTACTTGTACAATTAATCTAGTCATGCTTGAGGCAGAACAACATATGCAAGAGTTTTTAAGTAAAAAGACACTCTTATGGTTAAATGAGGAACTTGAACACGTATTACCTACAAAAATAAGAGAAGGTTCCCGTGAATACTTTAGAAATAAAAACTCAGATTAGGGGCGTTATTCCAATATGGGATAGTGCCTTCTTTGTGTCTTTTTCTATAGGGAAGTGCCATTATTATTAAAATCTGAATAGCTTTTGTGTTTATAAGACTCTATTTTGTGTAAAAAACTTACAAGCTTTGTTAAAAAATAGCCCCTTTCATGAAGAAAGGGGCTTTATTGTTATACAACAATAATTGATTTTGTAAAGAATTGTAATTTAGATAATGTTACGAACGTTGATGATTTTTATAGTAGAAAGTAAGATTTTTTATTTACTAAAAACTTATTTCAATAGGGATTAAGTGAACTATGTTTTTATATCAGGTAAATAGCCGTTTCTACTTTGAACTATCCATCATAGTATAATACGAAAAAATTAAAATATAGAGAGGAAAAATCATTCTATGAGTCAAAGAAGAGGTTGTTCTAAATGTAACTCTCATTCATGCTGTTGCCCCAAAATAGATGTTGAAAAAAATGGAGTATCAATCATGACATGGAATATCTATTTTGGAACTAGCTTAACTCCTTTATTAGGAACAAATGCACAGGAACTCCCACTACGTGTTACTGAGATCTTTACACAGTTTCTAGCTACAAATTTTCCGGAACGTGCAAAAGCTATTGCTGATCAAATTGCAACAAAAAAACCAGAGATAATAGGTCTTCAAGAAGCAGCAATATGGCAACTTTTGATACCTCAAAATTCTAAAGTAGAAGTAGAGTATGATTTTGTCTCGATCCTTCTCAAGGAGTTAAGAAAGAGAGGATTGCATTATCAGGCTTTAGCAATTGTAGACACTACGGATGCTACGTTACCTAGTAGTACCGGCTTCAACGTTCGATTTGTAGATCGAGATGTGATTTTGGTGCGAGAAAATTCAAGACTTAATTTCTCAAATATACAAACAAAGATTTTTGATGCTTTTCTTCCCGTTCCAGTTGGAGGTATGGTTGAAAGACTCTTGTTTGGTTGGATAACTGTTGATGTCGAAAAATGCGGGGAGAAATTTAGGCTCGTAAATACTCATTTACAACCCATTTCACCTTTAATACCCGAAACACTTCTAGTACAACTCGCTCAAACGGATGAACTTTTAAATGGCCCGGCAGTTACTGAACTTCCCTTAATATTCATAGGGGATTTTAACTCAAATTCT
Coding sequences:
- a CDS encoding cation diffusion facilitator family transporter, with amino-acid sequence MNQHTNSDTSMIAGWISLISNIVLTGLKIVIGAIFNSPVLLADGYHNAGDVIASGATLTSMRISKRPADEDHPYGHGKAEVLSSAIVGIILVLAACFIAYESIKVFFEEPEKAGIIAFVTAIISLIWKFVLYIYTIKVGKKINSKGLIATANDHLADVYASLAAVVGIGLALVGEAYQIDILLYGDPIAGLIVTFLVFKLAYEMLVEAGASLMEKSVGHELLDDFQAIILTVPEVKRIDRLRAREHGHYILVDLRVSVPANLTIQEGHDIIRKIKKTIMEHHNDIAEVLIHLNPWYEND
- a CDS encoding ABC transporter ATP-binding protein, with product MSILEIEGLTYSYLKKEEPIIKDFSFSMEKGEVVGILGRSGSGKSTLLRLIAGLEMPLKGSIKVAGTTVVSDCVYLHPEEREVGMVFQDYALFPHMTVKNNILFGLSRMPRNERKQRVEEMLELVQLESFSNRYPHELSGGQQQRVALARALAPKPNLLLMDEPFSNLDTELRETIREELKVILKTANMTCIMVTHDRKDVEAICDRSVVFDLAHSKNDYNK
- a CDS encoding DUF1641 domain-containing protein — encoded protein: MSEETKQAQEALSADKLDLLDQLLKPEVQASLTTLVEQLPKLAEVVTLLTKAYDLAQLVATDDVLKSDTVSAVKEISEPVISSVKNIAATAIEAKDRADNTNETVGIFGLLKLLKDPETQKILRFANAFLAVQLERKA
- a CDS encoding NAD(P)H-dependent oxidoreductase, giving the protein MSKILVINAHPIVDSTSSVSLNVLEHFMRTYKELHSDEEIIEQINLYSEEVPMIDETVLTLWGKLRNGQELTSQEQEITERMDEILQQFKSANKYVIAYPLHNFNISSKLKAYMDNILIARETFKYTDTGSVGLLKDGRSIVVIQGSGAVYTNNDWYTEVEYSHKYLKSMFNFMGIEDYDIIRVQGTDLLGADRDQILQKAYVEAEKIASTLAKK
- a CDS encoding Fe(3+) ABC transporter substrate-binding protein; its protein translation is MKFPKLFKPFVASAALAIGLAGCGATNQNSSTEEAASAPPKVENQEVNIYTARHYDADDLVYKKFTEETGIKVNVVKGEAEELIERLKREGESTQADLFITVDGGVLANAKQNDIFQPVTSKMIDENVPENLRDADHNWIGMATRARIIAYSKERVSPEELSTYEDLTNEKWKGRLLVRSSTSLYNQSLLASFIELNGEEQAEQWAQGIVNNFARQPDGGDRDQAKAIAAGTGDIAIMNTYYVGLLANSEDSEEVKVAEKIGVFFPNQETNGTHVNISGIGLTKHSKNKENATKLIEYLTSVEAQEFLSANNFEFPVNPNAKKPELLESWGEFKMQELNFDTLGEHNKKSIEIFNKTGWK
- a CDS encoding iron ABC transporter permease; the protein is MKLDLMKRHLKKDVNSWWIISLVGAVVILLPILFIFLTIFLEPNENWIHIRQYLLKNYVKNTLLLVGLTGLFTAFLGVSLAWLIAAYDFPLRKFFRYGLLLPLSIPTFIAAYTYRTMLGYTGIIQSTLRNQYDYQIDAQILSISGIRGAVFIFTMFLFPYVYMITRSFLENQSTSYIENARLLGQKPFAIFFKIVLPLARPAIVGGTVLVIFEVLGDYGVTSLLGIHTISTAIFQTWFGMYDVNSAMRLAAWLMVIIVGVFFLEKLLRQRRRYHINNKSRPLVPIKLKGIKGFGAFIYCGVVFLISFLIPFIQLIAWAKMTFNKVWESSFNTLIYQTVSLALIATLIILIFSIIVAKVCSSHSSFSFAISKIITSGYSIPGPIIAIGVLAIFISLDQYLAPFYKWMGLGEAPLILSLSLVMLVVGYFIRFMATGFNAIEVGFEKIGTKYTEASRMLGLGVTKTFFKVELPLLKGALFSGFVLTFVEICKELPLALLLRPFNFETLATKTYQYAHDEQIHEASISSLLIIAISILSVVIIQVLGKRVRS
- a CDS encoding endonuclease/exonuclease/phosphatase family protein — its product is MTWNIYFGTSLTPLLGTNAQELPLRVTEIFTQFLATNFPERAKAIADQIATKKPEIIGLQEAAIWQLLIPQNSKVEVEYDFVSILLKELRKRGLHYQALAIVDTTDATLPSSTGFNVRFVDRDVILVRENSRLNFSNIQTKIFDAFLPVPVGGMVERLLFGWITVDVEKCGEKFRLVNTHLQPISPLIPETLLVQLAQTDELLNGPAVTELPLIFIGDFNSNSDGSGASYNKLIAAGFKDAWVIASRGDGFTCCQDTNLLNLDSKLSVRIDLILFRGDFGVKKVDVVGEEQEDRTPTALWPSDHAGVSAKLKLQFHHNHHHSHHKKCCDESSD
- a CDS encoding Rrf2 family transcriptional regulator; translated protein: MKYSVMVEYALHSLVYLIDVPSEESIGIKDLSEFQGLSETYLSKVFGKLSKAGIVSSVPGVNGGYKLAKAPEEISFWDVIQAVEGIKPIFQCKNIVSNHLMYQDQECSSCTSSNPTCTINLVMLEAEQHMQEFLSKKTLLWLNEELEHVLPTKIREGSREYFRNKNSD